In Pelmatolapia mariae isolate MD_Pm_ZW unplaced genomic scaffold, Pm_UMD_F_2 NODE_ptg000164l+_length_40929_cov_1, whole genome shotgun sequence, the sequence AGCAGGGGATAGTGAACCTCACACGCGCTGCCCGTCGAGTTCATCCGCGCCAAAAGGGGAGGTGGCTGGTGGGGCCCGCCATTTCGTTGGCTGAAGCTGTGTTGGCGAGGGATCattcctcctccccctcctcctacTACTCCACCTCCGTTGGGCATTTTGGTGGCTGCAGCAATCAGTGATTGCCTTTGGGAGGAATGCCTCCTCTCCAAGGTAGACTGGTGGTGCATGGGAATGTCTGGTGGAACATCCATGCGACGGGTGAGGCTGTCACGTGGTAAAGTGGATGAGCTGTAGTAGGGGGCCGATTCTGTCTCAGGTATCTGAGGCTGGATACGGTTGGCAAAGGCTAGCTGGCCTCCACCTCCGCTGGCCATCAGACCAGATGGGCTCATTAGCTGAGAGTTCTTGCTGCCGCTTGCCTCGTGGATGTGCTTCAGGAGCTCATCGAGTGAGGTTACTTCCATCACCTTCTGAGAGTAGCCAGGGTAAGGCTGCTGAGACAACACACGCTCAACATTGTGGATTTTGCGTTCATCGGGATGAAGGTGTCCGGCTGCTGACTGGCTATTAGACAGTCCATGGGAGTAGGGGAAGACCTGCTGGTGAAGCAGGGCAGAGCTGGGCCTGGAGCCAATATTATGGGACTTTGGTTCCTTGGCATTGTTGCAGTTCTGATTCTTCTCCCACTGGTTCTTGAATGCTTTCATGCTCTTAATTGGCAGCTCTGGGGTCGAGTCTGGTGTAGGCAGACCAGACAGCTCTGAGGAATGGTGGAGTTGGTGATGCTGGGCATGGACCAAGTCTCCCATTGTCATTCCATGATGACCATTTCTCCTCGATGGGTGATGCTCCTTACTGTTGGCGAAGAAAGAGTTGTAGATCTTGGGAGATGACACCTCCAACTTGTCATCCTTACTTTGGCTGTCCAGGAGGCCATTGAGCTTGGCCAGGCTGCGCAGTGATAGAGCATGTGGGATTGGGGCTTCGGGGTCTTTCGACAACTTCTTGGTCTTGTGGCTTGTGTGATTACAGTAGCATGAAACCAGGAAGCCAGAGAGGAAGGCACCAAGGACAAAGGCCACCAAAACACAAGCAATCAGAAGAGTATAATGGACACTAGGACTGGGTTTGTCTTGCTCTGGAGGTCGCCTCACACCTTAAAAcagatgaaaagagaaaatggtACTCCAGTTAGTTTTTCTGACTGAGCcagaaggtttaaaaaaataaaaacattttcaag encodes:
- the LOC134622710 gene encoding semaphorin-6D-like, with the protein product MTHSYREATGVTGDKVHTEMRAEFYRSLQKLHAAGEQISVRRPPEQDKPSPSVHYTLLIACVLVAFVLGAFLSGFLVSCYCNHTSHKTKKLSKDPEAPIPHALSLRSLAKLNGLLDSQSKDDKLEVSSPKIYNSFFANSKEHHPSRRNGHHGMTMGDLVHAQHHQLHHSSELSGLPTPDSTPELPIKSMKAFKNQWEKNQNCNNAKEPKSHNIGSRPSSALLHQQVFPYSHGLSNSQSAAGHLHPDERKIHNVERVLSQQPYPGYSQKVMEVTSLDELLKHIHEASGSKNSQLMSPSGLMASGGGGQLAFANRIQPQIPETESAPYYSSSTLPRDSLTRRMDVPPDIPMHHQSTLERRHSSQRQSLIAAATKMPNGGGVVGGGGGGMIPRQHSFSQRNGGPHQPPPLLARMNSTGSACEVHYPLLPNGYLARQHSYNGEQQEVPHRGAIVRRAASLKPDVPPKPLFIPATSPVNEQGKFNY